In the Pseudanabaena sp. PCC 7367 genome, one interval contains:
- a CDS encoding alpha-mannosidase, whose product MNQAIFTQLKTTIAWLRQFSRLPILGGWQRDYAYRRNDQSDWSDQSDRGNAPNNQSSNTSATDLKACELDPERQIILFDRGASNIQLRQTWRLPNRIHGLPTQGATVRLYLLWWAAEIVASIDGKQAQEGDLFDQRCRLLVAKNTQPEQEFKFELRLTAPSHDRGALHASTIQLEYPAQPCDPGKFADELAVIAAYLTMIEKRSPDLLPLVTKAVEQLAKLAQQPVNHELCNQLAKIRQSLLPLSPFLKQRKIHLVGNAHIDVAWLWPIAETKDVTRRTFASVLKLQQTYPELIFNQTTALSYQWIEQAEPELFTQIQAAVAQGKWEPIGGMWVESDCNLPGGESLIRQILYGKQYFQQKFNQDAKIAWLPDSFGFNWQLPQILVKSGFEAFTTQKLAWNDTNKPIDKVFWWQGLDGSKIFTYFPNEIGQDIEPESIAKHLADHERQHHIPETLWLYGVGDHGGGPTADMLDLGREWAESELFFTLIPGTIADYVLQLRANILQQQQTIPIWNDELYLELHRGVYTTKADQKLKHRRAELKLTNLEKYLAIAAILNPDCQSISDQTQAQLTTAWQSLLVNEFHDILPGSAIPEVFVDADLEWQEIDRIHDQLMADLSAKQPAKINDSSITLITLWNFLNWPRSAIVEIPRQMIAENITGSDLHNDQADESANANLPDLVPDLVAINPLTQQIYCTQATKEAYLVAIDNFPSLGNTQIQFKERSQFDNFNQSNQEPIVITSTHKQDSALSITSHSLENKKIKVEIDPHTGEISQIIDKRSGNKILRAPVQWQFFSDRGQYWDAWNIDPDYESKQLEAAELVDLKIKESGALRVSLAVIRKFRNSSIHQEIQLDADRNHVTVKNQLDWQEENTLVKVAFPVNWRSPLASYEIPMGAIERSTLAETERDRAKWEVPAQFWADLSGENIGLAVLNDCKYGYDAKPDQLRLTLLRSPVWCCPDSDRGSHTFTYRLVPHDRSWQTANVVQRGWELNNPIVTYPSINSLTSKNPSSLSNQNHFSLLQVHDQAGNNCANIVLTALKRSEDSKGWILRFYECNGQTTQAVIKFLPRIAQASECDLIERAIDNSDSKFCYDQNQISISFKPFEIMTLRVCFQAIP is encoded by the coding sequence TTGAATCAAGCAATATTCACCCAGCTCAAAACTACGATCGCCTGGTTGAGGCAATTTAGCCGCCTACCGATTTTGGGTGGCTGGCAGCGCGATTATGCCTACAGACGCAATGATCAGAGTGATTGGAGCGATCAAAGCGATCGAGGCAATGCTCCAAATAACCAGTCAAGTAATACATCAGCTACCGATCTCAAAGCCTGTGAGCTAGACCCAGAACGGCAGATTATCCTGTTCGATCGCGGTGCAAGTAATATTCAGCTTAGGCAAACCTGGCGATTGCCCAATCGGATTCATGGCCTGCCCACCCAGGGAGCCACAGTCCGGTTGTATTTATTGTGGTGGGCGGCGGAAATAGTGGCATCGATTGACGGTAAGCAAGCGCAGGAAGGCGATCTATTTGATCAGCGCTGTCGTTTGCTAGTGGCCAAAAATACTCAACCAGAACAGGAATTTAAATTCGAGCTGCGGCTAACCGCCCCCAGTCACGATCGCGGCGCACTCCATGCCAGCACGATCCAACTTGAATACCCAGCCCAACCTTGCGATCCAGGTAAGTTTGCCGATGAATTGGCGGTGATTGCGGCCTATTTAACAATGATTGAAAAGCGATCGCCCGATCTGCTGCCTCTGGTCACCAAAGCAGTTGAGCAGTTAGCCAAGTTAGCCCAACAGCCCGTTAACCATGAATTATGTAATCAGCTAGCAAAAATCCGCCAGAGCCTACTGCCGCTCAGTCCTTTCCTGAAACAGCGCAAAATTCATCTAGTTGGCAATGCCCACATTGACGTGGCCTGGTTATGGCCGATCGCCGAAACTAAAGATGTTACCAGGCGTACCTTTGCCTCGGTGCTTAAGCTCCAGCAAACCTATCCCGAATTGATTTTTAATCAAACGACTGCCCTCTCCTATCAATGGATTGAGCAAGCCGAACCAGAACTGTTTACCCAAATTCAAGCAGCGGTGGCGCAGGGGAAATGGGAGCCGATCGGTGGCATGTGGGTAGAGAGCGATTGCAATTTGCCTGGTGGTGAGTCGCTGATTCGGCAGATTTTATATGGTAAACAATATTTTCAGCAAAAGTTTAATCAAGATGCCAAGATCGCCTGGTTACCGGATAGTTTTGGTTTTAATTGGCAACTGCCGCAAATTTTAGTTAAAAGTGGCTTTGAGGCATTTACTACTCAAAAGCTGGCCTGGAATGACACCAACAAGCCGATCGATAAGGTTTTCTGGTGGCAGGGCCTAGACGGCAGCAAAATTTTTACCTACTTCCCCAATGAAATCGGCCAGGACATTGAACCGGAGTCGATCGCCAAGCATCTTGCCGATCACGAGAGGCAACATCATATTCCTGAAACCCTATGGCTCTATGGCGTAGGCGATCATGGTGGTGGCCCCACTGCCGACATGTTGGATCTGGGGCGAGAATGGGCAGAATCAGAACTTTTCTTTACGCTGATACCTGGCACGATCGCCGATTATGTTTTGCAGTTGCGAGCAAATATCCTTCAACAACAGCAAACAATCCCGATCTGGAATGATGAACTATACCTGGAGCTACATCGCGGTGTTTATACCACCAAAGCCGATCAAAAACTAAAACATCGCCGTGCTGAGCTTAAACTAACCAATCTGGAAAAATATTTAGCGATCGCCGCCATCCTCAACCCCGATTGCCAATCGATTAGTGACCAGACTCAAGCGCAACTAACAACAGCCTGGCAAAGCCTATTAGTCAATGAATTTCATGATATTTTGCCCGGTTCCGCGATCCCAGAAGTTTTTGTTGATGCCGATCTCGAATGGCAAGAAATCGATCGGATTCATGATCAATTAATGGCCGATTTGAGCGCAAAGCAACCAGCTAAAATTAATGATTCCTCAATTACATTAATTACATTGTGGAATTTTTTAAACTGGCCACGATCGGCGATCGTAGAAATTCCCCGCCAAATGATCGCTGAAAATATTACTGGCTCTGATTTGCACAATGATCAAGCTGATGAGTCTGCCAATGCCAATCTGCCCGACTTAGTACCTGACTTAGTAGCAATTAATCCTCTCACCCAGCAGATCTATTGCACCCAGGCAACGAAAGAGGCTTATCTGGTGGCGATCGATAACTTCCCAAGTTTAGGCAATACGCAAATTCAGTTTAAGGAGCGATCGCAATTTGATAACTTCAATCAATCAAATCAAGAACCGATTGTAATTACCTCAACTCACAAGCAAGATTCTGCTCTAAGTATCACTAGCCATTCTCTGGAAAACAAAAAGATCAAAGTAGAGATCGATCCCCATACCGGTGAAATTAGCCAAATTATTGACAAACGCAGTGGCAATAAAATTCTTAGAGCGCCTGTGCAGTGGCAGTTTTTTAGCGATCGGGGGCAATATTGGGATGCCTGGAACATTGACCCTGATTACGAAAGTAAGCAACTTGAAGCGGCTGAATTAGTTGATTTAAAAATCAAGGAATCAGGAGCCCTGCGAGTCAGCCTGGCAGTAATTCGCAAATTTCGTAACTCCTCGATCCACCAGGAAATTCAACTTGATGCCGATCGCAACCATGTCACAGTCAAAAACCAGTTAGATTGGCAAGAAGAAAATACTTTAGTCAAAGTTGCTTTTCCGGTAAATTGGCGATCGCCTTTGGCCAGCTATGAAATTCCAATGGGGGCGATCGAGCGTTCCACATTGGCAGAGACAGAGCGCGATCGGGCTAAGTGGGAAGTGCCAGCCCAGTTCTGGGCAGATCTCAGCGGTGAAAACATTGGCTTAGCGGTGCTGAATGACTGCAAATATGGCTATGATGCTAAGCCGGATCAGTTGCGTTTAACTTTGCTGCGCAGTCCGGTCTGGTGTTGCCCAGATAGCGATCGTGGTAGCCATACCTTTACCTATCGCCTGGTTCCCCATGATCGCAGTTGGCAAACCGCGAATGTTGTACAGCGAGGCTGGGAATTGAATAATCCGATCGTCACTTATCCCAGTATTAATTCATTAACCAGCAAAAATCCAAGCAGTTTATCCAATCAAAATCATTTCAGCTTGTTGCAAGTGCATGACCAGGCAGGAAACAACTGCGCCAATATTGTGTTGACGGCACTGAAGCGATCGGAAGATAGTAAGGGGTGGATTTTGCGTTTTTATGAATGCAACGGCCAGACTACCCAGGCGGTAATTAAATTTTTGCCCAGAATTGCCCAGGCCAGCGAGTGTGACTTAATCGAACGGGCGATCGACAATTCCGATTCAAAATTTTGCTACGACCAAAATCAAATTTCCATCTCATTTAAACCATTTGAAATTATGACGCTGCGGGTTTGTTTTCAAGCGATCCCTTAG
- a CDS encoding heavy metal-responsive transcriptional regulator — MVAIQPEKKPKLLIGQVQTQSGVSIKTIRYYEEQGLVKACDRTEGGFRLFNHEVIGRLSFIKRSQSLGFKLQEIKQILDIHDRGQMPCHEVRHKIAIKVAEIDRKVAQLQQLKTELLSLVDQNNPGLTVNNENMGDREVICPIIQQ; from the coding sequence ATGGTCGCAATTCAGCCAGAAAAAAAACCAAAACTATTGATCGGTCAGGTGCAAACCCAGAGTGGTGTATCGATCAAAACAATTCGCTACTACGAAGAACAGGGCTTAGTTAAAGCTTGCGATCGCACCGAGGGTGGGTTTCGTCTGTTTAACCACGAAGTGATCGGTCGCTTGAGTTTTATTAAGCGATCGCAAAGTTTGGGTTTCAAACTGCAAGAGATTAAGCAAATCCTGGATATTCACGATCGTGGCCAGATGCCCTGCCATGAGGTGCGCCATAAGATTGCGATTAAGGTGGCTGAGATCGATCGCAAAGTTGCCCAACTGCAACAACTCAAAACCGAGCTATTGTCATTGGTTGACCAGAATAATCCTGGGCTGACTGTCAATAATGAAAACATGGGCGATCGTGAAGTTATTTGCCCAATCATTCAGCAGTAG
- a CDS encoding ShlB/FhaC/HecB family hemolysin secretion/activation protein, with product MLQSTLLATGVSIGCCGLSAIANPLPSSAETIDTIGQITTNISVPSKSNNLAQVTSPQVNPPQEPEPLPDRPLEIPTPDQLLPGEPAEPTEPTEPADIPEVPGTIVVTGFEVVGSTVFTAEQLAAVTQPFTDREITFAELLQARSAITQLYIDNGYITTGAFIPPQTLSDGIVEIRVVEGSLEDIVITGTRRLNPNYVRSRLAIATEKPVNRDRLLEALQLLQLDPLIESLSAELSAGTQPGENLLSVEVVEADSFDVNLLADNRRSPSVGSFRRQIELLERNLFGQGDAISFAFTNTDGSGLIDFSYTYPINPRNGTLTFAYSRNNSRVVEEPFSPLDIVANSDYYDFTWRQPLLQTPVKEFAIGATASHRQSQASILGIANSLSPGAGLDGRTEVTALRLFQEYTKRSNRDVLAFRSQFSLGSAPFAVTANDEPEDQFFLAWRGQGQYVNLLAPDTLFILRADLQLSDRALVPIEQFGIGGQDSVRGYRQDLLLTDNGLVASAEVRLPIMRIPEVEGLMQLTPFIDFGTGWNNSGRRNPDPNALLGLGLGLRWQQGDYLTFRLDYGFDLTDANTESNNLQENGLYFSLRWTAF from the coding sequence ATGCTCCAATCTACTCTGCTAGCAACAGGTGTAAGCATCGGCTGCTGTGGTCTGTCGGCGATCGCCAATCCATTGCCTTCCTCAGCAGAGACGATCGATACAATTGGTCAGATCACAACCAACATTTCTGTTCCTAGTAAAAGCAATAATCTGGCGCAGGTCACCTCACCACAGGTAAACCCACCCCAGGAACCAGAACCGCTTCCCGATCGGCCGCTGGAAATACCAACCCCCGATCAGCTTCTGCCAGGTGAACCAGCAGAACCAACTGAGCCAACTGAGCCAGCAGATATTCCTGAAGTGCCAGGTACGATTGTGGTCACAGGTTTTGAGGTAGTTGGTAGTACGGTGTTTACGGCTGAGCAATTAGCAGCGGTGACCCAACCTTTTACCGATCGGGAAATTACCTTTGCTGAACTATTACAAGCCCGCTCCGCGATTACCCAGCTCTATATCGACAATGGCTATATCACCACGGGAGCATTCATTCCGCCCCAAACCCTCAGCGATGGCATAGTGGAAATCAGGGTAGTGGAAGGCAGCCTGGAAGATATTGTGATTACTGGTACCCGCCGCCTCAACCCAAATTATGTCCGATCGCGCCTGGCGATTGCCACTGAAAAACCAGTCAACCGCGATCGATTGCTAGAAGCCTTGCAACTACTCCAGTTAGACCCGTTGATCGAAAGTTTGTCGGCGGAACTTTCAGCCGGCACGCAACCGGGCGAAAATCTCCTATCAGTGGAAGTAGTGGAGGCGGATTCCTTTGATGTGAATTTGCTAGCCGATAATCGGCGATCGCCCAGTGTGGGTTCATTCCGTCGTCAAATTGAACTACTCGAAAGGAATCTGTTTGGTCAGGGCGATGCGATTAGCTTTGCATTCACAAATACCGATGGCAGTGGGCTGATTGACTTTAGCTACACCTATCCGATCAATCCCCGCAATGGCACGCTCACCTTTGCCTATAGCCGTAATAATAGCCGCGTAGTAGAGGAGCCCTTCTCACCGCTCGATATTGTCGCTAATTCTGATTACTACGATTTCACCTGGCGACAACCACTCCTGCAAACCCCAGTCAAAGAGTTTGCGATCGGTGCTACGGCTTCCCATCGCCAGAGTCAGGCTTCGATTTTGGGAATTGCCAATAGCCTCTCACCAGGTGCAGGTCTGGATGGCCGCACGGAAGTAACCGCATTGCGATTGTTCCAGGAATATACCAAACGCAGCAATCGGGATGTGTTGGCATTTCGATCGCAATTTAGCCTGGGCTCTGCGCCCTTTGCAGTCACAGCCAATGACGAGCCAGAAGACCAGTTCTTCCTAGCCTGGCGGGGGCAAGGGCAATATGTGAACCTGCTAGCCCCAGATACTTTATTTATTTTGCGAGCAGATTTGCAACTGAGCGATCGCGCCCTGGTGCCGATCGAACAATTTGGGATCGGTGGTCAGGATAGTGTGCGGGGCTATCGCCAGGATTTGCTACTTACTGACAATGGGCTGGTGGCTTCCGCCGAGGTGCGATTGCCGATTATGCGCATACCAGAAGTGGAAGGCTTGATGCAACTTACACCCTTCATTGACTTTGGCACCGGCTGGAATAATTCAGGGCGGCGTAATCCTGATCCCAACGCTTTGCTTGGCCTTGGCCTAGGATTGCGCTGGCAACAGGGCGATTATCTCACCTTCCGTCTGGACTATGGCTTCGATCTAACCGACGCGAATACAGAATCCAACAACCTGCAAGAAAATGGTTTATATTTCTCGCTGCGTTGGACTGCTTTTTAG
- a CDS encoding LexA family protein, protein MARGGKREGAGRPKGSGKYGEPTKAVRVPISKLGEIESLIRRSHPNTSLTGSTPVQADRQKVVPISRGEERQEAANVYRLPLFMNPVAAGFPTQTEDYVEDRIDLNEHLIKHPSATFLVRVAGESMLDAGIHPHDILIVDRAEEARNGKIVIAVVDRELTVKRLKQHKGEIFLMPENESFEPLKITKEMDFHIWGVVTQVIHSL, encoded by the coding sequence ATGGCACGTGGTGGTAAACGTGAGGGCGCAGGCAGACCCAAAGGCAGCGGTAAATATGGCGAACCGACTAAGGCGGTACGGGTGCCGATTAGTAAGCTCGGCGAAATCGAATCTCTAATTCGGCGATCGCACCCCAACACTAGCTTAACCGGTAGTACACCAGTCCAGGCCGATCGCCAAAAGGTGGTTCCCATTTCCAGGGGCGAGGAACGACAAGAAGCCGCGAATGTATATCGATTGCCGCTGTTTATGAACCCAGTCGCAGCAGGCTTCCCCACCCAAACCGAAGACTATGTGGAAGACCGGATCGATCTCAATGAGCATTTAATTAAGCATCCATCGGCCACATTCCTGGTGCGGGTTGCTGGTGAATCAATGCTTGATGCTGGTATCCATCCCCACGATATTTTAATTGTCGATCGCGCTGAGGAGGCCAGAAACGGCAAGATTGTGATCGCGGTGGTTGATCGTGAACTGACCGTGAAGCGGTTGAAGCAGCATAAGGGCGAGATTTTCTTAATGCCAGAGAATGAATCCTTTGAGCCGCTCAAGATTACTAAGGAAATGGACTTCCATATTTGGGGTGTGGTTACTCAGGTAATCCATTCGCTCTAA
- the chlP gene encoding geranylgeranyl reductase yields MTLRVAVVGGGPAGSSAAEVLAKAGIETYIFERKLDNAKPCGGAIPLCMVSEFELPPEIIDRRVRKMKMISPSNREVDISLVKTDEYIGMCRREILDGFMRNRAHELGAELINGRVVEIKITDKGKSPYVIEYNDMSAGGSQGVRRSLEVDLIVGADGANSVVAEAINAGDYNYAIAFQERIRIPPDKMKYYEELAEMYVGDDVSTDFYAWVFPKYDHVAVGTGTMKVHKKDIKKLQAGIRARAEKRIEGGEVIKIEAHPIPEHPRPRRVVGRVALVGDAAGYVTKSSGEGIYFAAKSGRMCAEAIVEFAQQGQRIPTEADLKVYLKRWDKAYGMTYKVLDILQRVFYSSNASREAFVEMCADMDVQKLTFDSYLYKTVVPANPFTQLKITAKTIASLIRGNALAP; encoded by the coding sequence TTGACACTAAGAGTTGCTGTTGTTGGTGGCGGTCCCGCCGGTTCGAGTGCCGCTGAAGTTTTAGCAAAAGCTGGTATTGAAACTTATATATTTGAGCGGAAGCTTGATAATGCCAAACCATGTGGTGGTGCAATCCCACTTTGCATGGTTTCTGAGTTTGAGCTGCCCCCGGAAATTATCGATCGCCGGGTGCGCAAAATGAAAATGATCTCACCTAGCAATCGTGAGGTGGACATTTCCTTAGTCAAGACCGATGAATATATCGGCATGTGTCGCCGTGAAATCCTAGATGGATTTATGCGCAATCGCGCCCATGAACTAGGTGCAGAATTGATCAATGGCCGCGTGGTCGAAATTAAGATTACCGATAAGGGCAAATCTCCTTATGTAATCGAATATAACGATATGTCGGCTGGCGGCTCCCAAGGGGTCAGACGCAGCTTGGAAGTAGATTTGATTGTTGGTGCTGACGGTGCAAACTCGGTTGTAGCCGAAGCGATCAATGCGGGTGACTATAACTATGCGATCGCCTTCCAGGAACGCATTCGCATCCCACCCGACAAAATGAAATACTATGAAGAGTTAGCAGAGATGTATGTGGGTGACGATGTCTCCACCGATTTCTATGCCTGGGTGTTTCCCAAGTATGACCACGTGGCCGTTGGTACTGGCACGATGAAGGTGCATAAAAAAGACATCAAAAAGCTGCAAGCTGGGATTCGCGCCAGAGCCGAAAAACGGATTGAAGGTGGCGAAGTAATCAAAATTGAAGCGCACCCAATCCCTGAACATCCCAGACCGCGCCGAGTGGTTGGCCGGGTTGCTCTGGTTGGTGATGCTGCTGGCTATGTGACCAAGTCTTCGGGCGAAGGCATTTATTTTGCTGCCAAGTCGGGACGCATGTGTGCTGAGGCGATCGTTGAATTTGCCCAGCAAGGCCAACGCATTCCCACTGAAGCTGATTTGAAGGTCTATCTCAAGCGTTGGGATAAGGCCTATGGTATGACCTACAAGGTATTAGATATCCTGCAACGGGTATTCTATAGCTCTAATGCTAGCCGTGAAGCGTTCGTGGAAATGTGTGCGGACATGGATGTGCAAAAGCTGACTTTCGATAGTTATCTATATAAAACTGTCGTGCCAGCTAATCCGTTCACGCAGCTAAAAATCACGGCCAAGACGATCGCTAGCTTGATTCGTGGTAATGCCTTAGCTCCTTAA
- a CDS encoding Y-family DNA polymerase, producing MMAKLFALVYCDNFLINCEQIFNPALVGKPVVIISGNRGWVVARSPAAQSLGINPGMCLSQVEAIIQKQREKHSEKYNVIVHGANSSLYADISNRVMSALQQFCPELEIYDQHAAWLELTIAPVQTTDNFTGEPVLMPDAISISDYAQEIRRKINQWIGVPISIGIAPTKTLAKVAQQIAQQSASGITSLLTKSSQAQALAATAVGKIWGIDSYYAQQLEAIGITNALQLRMLPEKKVQALFDPGMSRTIDELHGQVHYPLQPIASDRQLALMFRAFAEPVDSIALLKEVTANYVAILAQKLHAQELLTTGISITLATDQLAHLPQYCNSTQIKLEQPTNDASDLTRQAIAALTAVYQPGLAYKKISIKLWEPIASNGWGWDLGQSPQRSTKQRENRLIGMVEQAKLELEPNLRSASKADGLKINHQTDRQEVQRSQRYTTAWSELPIAKA from the coding sequence ATGATGGCGAAACTATTTGCCTTAGTTTACTGTGACAATTTTTTGATCAATTGCGAACAAATTTTTAATCCGGCCTTAGTGGGAAAACCAGTTGTAATCATCTCAGGTAATCGGGGTTGGGTGGTAGCGCGATCGCCAGCAGCGCAGTCTCTTGGCATTAATCCAGGTATGTGCCTGAGCCAGGTCGAAGCCATAATTCAAAAACAACGTGAAAAACATAGCGAAAAATATAATGTGATTGTGCATGGGGCAAATTCATCGCTCTATGCTGATATTTCCAATCGGGTGATGTCTGCTCTCCAGCAATTTTGCCCAGAGTTAGAAATCTATGACCAACATGCAGCATGGCTGGAGCTTACGATCGCCCCGGTTCAAACAACTGACAATTTTACTGGTGAACCAGTGCTGATGCCTGATGCCATCTCGATTAGTGACTATGCGCAGGAAATACGACGCAAAATTAACCAATGGATTGGAGTTCCCATTTCGATCGGCATTGCTCCCACCAAAACTCTGGCCAAAGTGGCACAGCAAATCGCCCAACAATCTGCCAGCGGGATTACCTCGCTCTTGACTAAATCGTCGCAAGCACAAGCCCTCGCCGCAACCGCAGTAGGCAAGATTTGGGGCATTGATAGTTACTATGCACAACAACTAGAGGCGATCGGCATTACCAATGCACTTCAGCTTAGAATGCTGCCAGAGAAAAAAGTTCAAGCCTTATTTGATCCTGGCATGAGCCGCACGATCGATGAACTACATGGCCAGGTACATTACCCGCTGCAACCGATCGCCAGTGATCGCCAATTGGCCTTAATGTTTAGAGCGTTTGCCGAACCAGTCGATTCGATCGCCCTTCTCAAAGAAGTTACGGCTAATTATGTGGCAATCCTGGCTCAAAAATTACATGCCCAAGAGCTACTAACTACCGGCATTTCGATCACTCTAGCGACCGATCAACTTGCTCACCTTCCCCAATATTGCAACTCTACCCAGATTAAACTGGAGCAGCCTACAAATGATGCGAGCGATTTGACCAGGCAGGCGATCGCCGCTCTGACAGCAGTTTATCAGCCTGGTTTAGCCTATAAAAAAATCAGCATCAAGCTGTGGGAGCCAATTGCCAGCAATGGATGGGGATGGGATTTAGGGCAATCGCCGCAGCGATCGACTAAGCAGCGGGAAAACAGGTTGATTGGCATGGTGGAGCAGGCCAAACTAGAACTAGAGCCAAATTTGCGATCGGCTAGTAAAGCAGATGGTTTAAAAATCAACCACCAAACTGATCGCCAAGAGGTACAACGATCGCAACGTTACACCACTGCATGGAGCGAATTACCGATCGCCAAAGCTTGA
- a CDS encoding DUF4333 domain-containing protein — protein MKIISFLNQWQIKSRAIAPMLTRIRAKAARSGVILITTAGLAACSFSVGGLPMGELEGLIQDGIEQQVGVKVDAMDCPANRDIEEGDVFACTATTVDGDVLTVTVTQTDDQGNFTWEVANAVPGELPSDSPDRPIATDNNSDDSSADDNNDDPVSDATTPPAQTNNPGNDGNTLNTGRLVEAIATGITQQTGLEVLSVDCPSRPIQAGDTFNCVANGQKDSTMTIAVVQEDDQGNINWEITGSTRILDLSVMEQQLVSQLTEQTGVSGVVDCGGDRYLVAGAGDSFECSGRDNNGNEGVILITVQDDEGNYQWEIN, from the coding sequence ATGAAAATTATTTCTTTTTTGAACCAGTGGCAAATCAAATCCAGGGCGATCGCCCCCATGCTGACTCGCATCCGTGCTAAAGCGGCCAGGTCTGGCGTAATCCTAATCACCACAGCGGGGTTGGCGGCCTGTTCATTTTCGGTCGGTGGACTGCCTATGGGTGAACTAGAAGGGTTGATCCAGGACGGTATCGAACAGCAGGTTGGAGTTAAAGTGGATGCTATGGATTGCCCTGCGAACAGAGACATCGAGGAGGGTGATGTTTTTGCATGTACGGCCACAACCGTAGATGGTGATGTGCTGACAGTTACAGTCACCCAAACCGACGATCAAGGTAATTTCACTTGGGAAGTAGCAAATGCAGTTCCCGGTGAATTGCCCAGTGATAGTCCTGATCGTCCGATCGCCACTGACAATAACTCTGACGACAGTAGCGCTGATGATAATAATGATGACCCGGTGAGTGATGCAACTACTCCACCTGCTCAAACCAATAATCCCGGCAACGATGGTAACACCCTGAATACTGGCAGATTGGTGGAGGCGATCGCCACTGGCATTACTCAGCAAACTGGCCTGGAAGTGCTATCGGTCGATTGCCCCAGTCGCCCCATTCAAGCTGGTGACACCTTTAACTGCGTTGCCAATGGCCAAAAAGATAGCACCATGACCATTGCCGTGGTGCAAGAAGATGATCAAGGCAATATCAACTGGGAGATTACTGGTTCCACCCGCATTTTGGATCTCAGTGTGATGGAACAGCAACTTGTATCTCAACTAACCGAGCAAACTGGAGTATCGGGAGTGGTCGATTGCGGTGGCGATCGCTACTTGGTGGCCGGAGCTGGCGATAGTTTTGAATGTAGCGGTAGGGATAATAATGGTAATGAAGGCGTGATCCTGATTACGGTTCAGGATGATGAGGGTAATTATCAGTGGGAAATCAATTAG